A single region of the Hyphomicrobiales bacterium genome encodes:
- a CDS encoding IclR family transcriptional regulator: protein MAVRSLSTVLKTLAVLDAAGRSDRPLRLVDFCRVTGEARGAVYQRLVTLIEAGWIEATDEGAYRLSLRIVPYANRALDQASLGTRLADVLQQIVVDTGETASLAVLEDGEAVIVQRVESKGILRSDLRVGKRLELARTALGRALAAYAQPEMLAHLAELGVDLPPEEVMREVREQGYSVSVLSGPRTVSAVASPVFDSRSHCIGAISVSGPTAGFDKDKCARAAVAAAERANSRLMGMAADDGSRHTPG from the coding sequence ATGGCGGTTCGTTCCCTTTCCACGGTTCTGAAGACGCTCGCCGTTCTCGACGCGGCCGGGCGGTCCGATCGTCCTTTGCGGCTTGTCGATTTCTGCCGGGTCACGGGCGAGGCGCGGGGCGCGGTCTATCAGCGCCTGGTGACATTGATCGAGGCGGGATGGATCGAAGCCACCGATGAGGGCGCCTATCGGCTGTCGCTGCGCATCGTGCCCTATGCCAACCGCGCGCTCGACCAGGCGAGCCTTGGCACCCGGCTCGCGGATGTACTGCAGCAGATCGTCGTCGATACGGGTGAGACAGCTTCGCTGGCCGTGCTTGAGGATGGCGAGGCCGTTATCGTCCAGCGCGTGGAATCCAAGGGCATCCTGCGGTCTGACCTGCGGGTGGGCAAGCGCCTCGAACTGGCGCGCACGGCACTCGGGCGCGCCCTTGCGGCTTATGCACAGCCGGAGATGCTGGCGCATCTCGCCGAGCTCGGCGTGGATCTTCCTCCCGAGGAGGTGATGCGCGAGGTGCGGGAGCAGGGTTACTCCGTATCTGTTCTCTCAGGGCCGCGCACGGTGTCGGCCGTGGCGAGCCCGGTTTTCGACAGCCGCAGCCACTGCATCGGCGCCATTTCGGTGTCCGGGCCAACGGCTGGTTTCGACAAGGACAAATGCGCGCGCGCTGCCGTCGCGGCGGCCGAGCGCGCCAATTCACGCTTGATGGGAATGGCTGCCGATGATGGCTCCAGACACACGCCCGGCTGA
- the gabD gene encoding succinate-semialdehyde dehydrogenase (NADP(+)) GabD, which produces MLKLNDPSLLKSQCHVDGAWIGEGVDIVDNPATGAQLAKVPRFGEAETTAAVEAASRAFKPWAKKSAKERSAILRKWFELIMANQEDLAQIMTAEQGKPLTESRGEVAYAASFVEFYAEEAKRIYGETIPSPFPNSRIIVQKQPVGVCAAITPWNFPAAMITRKCAPGLAAGCTFVVKPAPDTPLTALALVELAIRAGFPKGVLNIVTGDAVAIGKVMTSHRAVRFIGFTGSTPVGKLLMQQAASTVKKVGLELGGNAPFIVFDDADVDAAVQGAIAAKFRNMGQTCVCTNRLFVQDGVHDEFVAKFAGEVARMKVGNGTEVGVVQGPLINERAVEKVERHVADAVANGAKVVVGGHRHALGRTFYEPTVLSGVTTKMLVTNEETFGPVAPVYRFRTEEEVVAMANDTPFGLAAYFYSKDLGRAFRVAEELEYGMVGINSAILGTEVAPFGGVKESGLGREGSLHGMDEFVEIKYMLMGGLGG; this is translated from the coding sequence ATGCTGAAGCTGAACGATCCGTCCCTCCTGAAGTCGCAGTGCCATGTCGACGGCGCCTGGATCGGCGAGGGCGTCGACATAGTCGACAATCCCGCGACTGGCGCGCAGCTGGCGAAGGTGCCGCGCTTCGGCGAGGCCGAGACCACGGCGGCCGTCGAGGCGGCCTCGCGCGCCTTCAAGCCCTGGGCGAAGAAAAGCGCCAAGGAGCGCTCGGCGATCCTGCGGAAATGGTTCGAGCTGATCATGGCGAACCAGGAAGACCTGGCCCAGATCATGACCGCCGAACAGGGCAAGCCGCTGACCGAGTCGCGCGGCGAGGTCGCCTATGCCGCCTCCTTCGTCGAGTTCTACGCGGAAGAGGCCAAGCGCATCTATGGCGAGACGATTCCCTCGCCCTTCCCGAATTCGCGCATCATCGTGCAGAAGCAGCCGGTCGGCGTCTGCGCCGCGATCACGCCCTGGAACTTCCCGGCCGCGATGATCACCCGCAAATGCGCGCCCGGCCTCGCCGCCGGCTGCACCTTCGTGGTCAAGCCGGCGCCGGATACGCCGTTGACCGCGCTCGCGCTGGTCGAGCTCGCCATCCGCGCCGGCTTCCCCAAGGGCGTGCTGAACATCGTCACCGGCGATGCGGTCGCGATCGGCAAGGTCATGACCTCGCATCGGGCGGTACGCTTCATCGGCTTCACCGGCTCGACCCCGGTCGGCAAGCTGCTGATGCAGCAGGCGGCCTCGACCGTGAAGAAGGTCGGCCTCGAGCTCGGCGGCAACGCGCCCTTCATTGTCTTCGACGATGCGGATGTCGATGCCGCCGTGCAGGGCGCCATCGCCGCCAAGTTCCGCAACATGGGCCAGACCTGCGTCTGCACCAACCGCCTCTTCGTGCAGGACGGCGTCCATGACGAGTTCGTCGCCAAGTTCGCCGGCGAGGTCGCCAGGATGAAGGTCGGTAACGGCACTGAGGTCGGCGTCGTCCAGGGCCCGCTGATCAATGAGCGCGCGGTCGAGAAAGTCGAGCGCCATGTCGCCGACGCCGTCGCCAACGGCGCGAAGGTGGTCGTCGGCGGCCATCGCCATGCGCTCGGCCGGACCTTCTACGAGCCGACGGTGCTGTCGGGCGTCACGACCAAGATGCTGGTGACCAACGAGGAGACCTTCGGCCCGGTCGCGCCGGTCTACCGCTTCAGGACCGAGGAGGAGGTCGTGGCGATGGCGAACGACACCCCCTTCGGCCTCGCCGCCTATTTCTACTCGAAGGATCTCGGCCGCGCCTTCCGCGTCGCCGAGGAGCTCGAATACGGCATGGTCGGCATCAATTCGGCGATCCTCGGCACCGAGGTCGCGCCCTTCGGCGGCGTTAAGGAATCCGGTCTCGGCCGCGAGGGCTCCCTGCACGGCATGGATGAGTTCGTCGAGATCAAGTACATGCTCATGGGCGGGCTGGGGGGCTGA
- a CDS encoding conserved hypothetical protein (Evidence 4 : Unknown function but conserved in other organisms), with protein sequence MMAPDTRPADPAFDVASLMRAPARIMRPEKLAAFQPSRLSASRALMSQAVRQKWSIQCRRFDIDASGRGVADYRIDIGGWRFSFPVYSFAPSKEGRTGRIIGRAWDMMGALVEGDMSVEDFETTGRELPKLYEGRATPGTLIWCRSNRSGRFFNTAQQALAQGRQPDVAALAQSCYLMRNTGLDGNGTFGTKTFLTYEKDHPLRWSLSAQMLCAYMMRVFAQDLVHHLARLANPAAPELAPELRRFLGVGNGSALGLMLFVNNHPRLIDRWIGIRETALAHAKSVALSPDGRELALLLSLVDKAIVFRQQDRAEYEALTASEVIAEDLVVVRDALLRLQARAKAGEVLPERPLSDLCEGLEGRIAPEALETLHSILIELVPDVANSLAATLVLDEELTGRPEMPVSRLLEIVREEYAWAFALDLTSEASSRYVWYKSATAEEPRRGPRSEAEDAVNLGLDLARFIVRLEADLALQDPRLSTARFLMAHPQHRAIVTRVQALAGSLYHSPYADIMSEDFVPAHITRLLNVGLHGIDKTRDFLNRNLRGVLYHGAPLPEDLRAGTADDLWFYPSEPTL encoded by the coding sequence ATGATGGCTCCAGACACACGCCCGGCTGACCCGGCGTTCGACGTTGCGTCTTTGATGCGCGCCCCCGCGCGAATCATGCGACCGGAAAAGCTGGCGGCATTCCAGCCGTCGCGACTGAGCGCCTCCCGCGCCCTGATGAGCCAGGCGGTGCGGCAGAAATGGTCTATCCAGTGCCGGCGCTTTGATATCGACGCGAGCGGCCGCGGGGTCGCCGACTATCGTATCGACATCGGCGGCTGGCGCTTTTCCTTTCCCGTCTATTCCTTCGCTCCGTCGAAGGAAGGGCGGACGGGCCGAATCATCGGCCGCGCCTGGGACATGATGGGCGCGCTCGTCGAGGGCGACATGTCCGTCGAGGATTTCGAGACCACGGGACGGGAGCTTCCCAAGCTCTATGAGGGCCGCGCGACACCCGGCACGCTGATCTGGTGTCGCTCGAACCGCAGCGGCCGCTTTTTCAACACGGCGCAGCAAGCTCTTGCGCAAGGCCGCCAGCCGGATGTCGCGGCCCTCGCGCAGAGCTGCTACCTCATGCGCAACACCGGCCTCGACGGTAACGGCACCTTCGGCACCAAGACCTTCCTGACCTACGAGAAGGACCATCCGCTGCGTTGGTCACTCTCCGCCCAGATGCTGTGCGCCTACATGATGCGGGTCTTCGCGCAGGATCTCGTGCATCACCTCGCGCGTCTCGCCAATCCGGCGGCGCCGGAGTTGGCGCCGGAGCTTCGCCGCTTCCTCGGTGTCGGCAACGGTTCGGCGCTGGGGCTGATGCTGTTCGTCAACAACCACCCCCGGCTGATCGATCGCTGGATCGGCATCCGCGAAACGGCGCTGGCCCATGCCAAGAGCGTGGCGCTCTCGCCTGATGGCCGGGAACTTGCCCTGCTGCTCAGCCTCGTCGACAAGGCGATCGTCTTCCGTCAGCAGGACCGTGCGGAATATGAGGCGTTGACGGCGAGCGAGGTCATCGCCGAGGACCTCGTCGTGGTCCGCGACGCCCTTCTCCGCCTCCAGGCGCGCGCCAAGGCCGGGGAGGTTCTGCCTGAGCGGCCCTTGAGCGATCTCTGCGAGGGCCTGGAAGGCCGCATCGCTCCCGAAGCGCTGGAAACACTCCATTCCATTCTCATCGAGCTGGTGCCCGATGTCGCCAACAGCCTAGCCGCGACGCTCGTGCTCGACGAGGAACTGACCGGGCGGCCGGAGATGCCTGTCAGCCGGCTGCTGGAGATCGTGCGCGAGGAATATGCCTGGGCCTTCGCGCTGGATCTCACCTCCGAGGCCTCGTCCCGCTACGTCTGGTACAAGTCCGCGACGGCGGAAGAGCCGCGCCGGGGCCCGCGCAGCGAGGCGGAGGACGCGGTGAACCTCGGGCTCGACCTGGCCCGCTTCATCGTGCGGCTGGAGGCGGATCTCGCCCTGCAGGACCCGCGACTCAGCACCGCGCGCTTCCTCATGGCCCATCCCCAGCACAGGGCCATTGTCACACGCGTCCAGGCGCTCGCGGGTTCGCTCTATCATTCGCCTTACGCCGATATCATGAGCGAGGATTTCGTCCCCGCCCATATCACGCGGCTGCTCAATGTCGGCCTGCACGGCATCGACAAGACCCGCGACTTCCTCAACCGCAACCTGCGCGGCGTTCTCTATCACGGCGCGCCGCTGCCTGAGGATCTTCGCGCCGGCACGGCCGATGATCTCTGGTTCTATCCTTCGGAGCCCACATTGTGA